A single region of the Buchnera aphidicola (Formosaphis micheliae) genome encodes:
- the pmbA gene encoding metalloprotease PmbA: MYEVRDVFLEERKLKDIAITCIELAKNQVDSIEVKIKKTQGMNVTVRKGIAEYIEFSNDSILFLTVYKKNCKGSASSTNFRTDVIKKTLQAAITIAENTSIDCYAGLPHIKNLAIDDKIIDLNLLHPKYINLNHAFELALLAENAAFKFDSRIVNSEGVSFSSALSTIVCCNSIGLLQGYSTSLYSLSCGSIAQSHNIMQRDYSYSIARKIDDLNPAQSIGEESAKRSIARLYPKKINSIKSPVIFSSEVSPSFFYHFANAINGYNVNNKSTFLLNELNNYIFPKFLSISDNPHIKKGLGSKPFDNEGVYTRTQLIVNQGKLISWLLDSYTAIKLGLNTTGHSGGIHNLLIQDHLSNNVNFINLLKYMNTGLLVTELMGDGVNITTGDYSRGIFGFWIENGVVQYSVSEVTISGNLKQMFQDIIKISNDININSCIKCGSLLLSNMQISGL; the protein is encoded by the coding sequence ATGTATGAAGTTAGAGATGTTTTTTTAGAAGAAAGAAAGTTAAAAGATATAGCAATAACGTGTATAGAATTAGCAAAAAATCAAGTAGATAGTATTGAAGTAAAAATTAAAAAAACTCAAGGTATGAATGTTACTGTACGCAAAGGTATAGCAGAATATATAGAATTTAGTAATGATAGTATTTTGTTTCTTACAGTATATAAAAAAAATTGTAAAGGATCTGCTTCTTCAACAAATTTTAGAACTGATGTTATAAAAAAAACTTTACAAGCAGCAATTACCATTGCTGAAAATACATCAATAGATTGTTATGCAGGATTACCACATATAAAAAATTTAGCTATTGATGATAAAATTATTGACTTGAATTTATTACACCCTAAATATATTAATTTAAATCATGCATTTGAATTAGCGTTATTAGCAGAAAATGCAGCTTTTAAATTTGATTCACGAATTGTTAATTCTGAAGGAGTATCTTTTAGTAGTGCTTTATCAACTATAGTTTGTTGTAATAGTATTGGTTTATTACAAGGATATAGTACTAGTTTATATTCTTTATCATGTGGAAGTATTGCTCAATCACATAATATTATGCAAAGAGATTACTCATATTCTATTGCAAGAAAAATAGATGATTTAAACCCAGCACAATCAATAGGAGAAGAAAGTGCCAAACGTAGTATAGCACGTCTATATCCTAAAAAAATAAATTCAATTAAATCACCTGTTATTTTTTCTTCTGAAGTATCTCCTAGTTTTTTTTATCATTTTGCAAATGCTATTAATGGTTACAATGTTAATAATAAATCTACATTTTTATTAAATGAGTTAAATAATTATATTTTTCCAAAATTTTTAAGTATTTCAGATAATCCACATATCAAAAAAGGATTAGGTTCTAAACCTTTTGATAATGAAGGCGTGTATACAAGGACTCAATTAATTGTTAATCAAGGGAAATTAATTAGTTGGCTATTGGATTCTTATACAGCTATAAAATTAGGTTTAAATACTACAGGACATTCTGGAGGTATCCATAATTTATTAATTCAAGATCATTTAAGTAATAATGTAAATTTTATAAATTTATTAAAATATATGAATACAGGATTACTAGTGACTGAGTTAATGGGAGATGGAGTTAATATTACTACTGGAGATTATTCAAGAGGTATATTCGGTTTTTGGATAGAGAATGGAGTAGTACAATATTCTGTAAGTGAAGTGACTATATCTGGTAATCTTAAACAAATGTTTCAAGATATCATAAAAATTAGTAATGATATTAATATCAATAGCTGTATAAAGTGTGGTTCTTTATTATTATCTAATATGCAAATTTCTGGTTTATAA